ACCATGAAGCGGGGGGAAATCCTAGAATGGCGGAAGAAGGCCGGAGACCCCGTCCGAAAGGGAGAGGTTATCGCGGTAGTCCAGTCAGAGAAACTGACAGGGGAAATAAAGGCACCCGAAGACGGCTGCCTTG
The Thermococcus celericrescens DNA segment above includes these coding regions:
- a CDS encoding biotin/lipoyl-containing protein; the encoded protein is MKKINVIMPKLGMTMKRGEILEWRKKAGDPVRKGEVIAVVQSEKLTGEIKAPEDGCLVEILHDAGAEVPVGEAIAIIETEE